The following are from one region of the Cyanobium gracile PCC 6307 genome:
- the gloA gene encoding lactoylglutathione lyase, translating to MRLLHTMLRVGDLERSLRFYTEVLGMKLLRRKDYPGGAYTLAFVGYGDETDTTVLELTHNWDTSAYEIGTGFGHLAIGVDDIYATCAAIAAKGGRVVREPGPKQHGTTVLAFVEDPDGYKVELIQTSSPSDAH from the coding sequence ATGCGACTCCTCCACACCATGCTCCGGGTGGGCGATCTGGAGCGCTCCCTGCGCTTCTACACCGAGGTGCTGGGCATGAAGCTGCTGCGCCGCAAGGACTATCCCGGCGGCGCCTACACCCTGGCCTTTGTGGGCTACGGCGACGAGACGGACACCACCGTGCTCGAGCTCACCCACAACTGGGACACCAGCGCCTACGAGATCGGCACGGGGTTCGGCCATCTGGCCATCGGTGTCGATGACATCTACGCCACCTGCGCGGCGATCGCCGCCAAGGGCGGCCGGGTGGTCCGGGAGCCCGGCCCGAAGCAGCACGGCACCACCGTGCTCGCCTTCGTGGAGGATCCCGACGGCTACAAGGTGGAACTGATCCAGACGTCGTCCCCCTCCGATGCGCACTGA